The Colias croceus chromosome 23, ilColCroc2.1 genome window below encodes:
- the LOC123702477 gene encoding uncharacterized protein LOC123702477 isoform X1, with amino-acid sequence MKTSSVQFDLMVTFMERHGDLSKPSTNTRSRISTLSLWEDLTVILNSEGSGDTKSCEKWKKAWSDFKNNTKKKAARVHRASIGTGPAVYAKLTDLELRVLKMLGVRVAKGLQVEKAGLSQVTDKQPNVSVGNDTSQVTPQPRQSVELSQDDEPASPRSESPEPTQGSRASSPLIIIIKEEHLQSQPEPTEPETKAETGLPFPHEETQFEETGSHSTHSHVHGVRPHREETRSQIPRRARLTYPRGLRRHRLTHMNRTTHRLLQTEEFWRKFKILEHKDDMNLQRERNRIREMEVQVQAQWQALGARALDILDKLVDKYCKG; translated from the exons atgaagacAAGTTCGGTtcaatttgatttgatggtgACGTTTATGGAGCG ACATGGTGACTTAAGCAAACCATCCACCAATACAAGAAGTAGGATTTCAACTTTGAGCCTTTGGGAGGATCTGACTGTGATTTTAAATAGCGAGGGCAGTGGAGATACTAAAAGTTGTGAAAAATGGAAGAAG GCTTGGagcgatttcaaaaataataccaaaaaaaaGGCTGCCCGTGTGCATAGAGCATCAATTGGAACTGGTCCTGCTGTATATGCCAAATTGACAGATTTAGAACTGAGAGTTCTTAAAATGTTGGGAGTTCGAGTAGCGAAGGGTTTGCAAGTAGAAAAGGCTGGACTATCACAG GTGACTGATAAACAGCCAAATGTGAGTGTGGGAAATGACACTAGCCAAGTTACTCCACAACCAAGACAGTCTGTTGAAT TGTCTCAAGACGATGAGCCAGCATCACCTCGAAGTGAATCTCCAGAGCCAACGCAAGGGTCGAGGGCTTCTTCTCcgcttattataattataaaggaGGAACATCTAC aaTCTCAACCTGAACCAACAGAACCTGAAACAAAAGCTGAAACTGGTCTTCCATTTCCACATGAAGAAACACAGTTTGAAG aaacGGGCTCCCATTCTACCCACTCTCATGTTCATGGAGTTCGGCCACATAGAGAAGAAACACGGTCACAAATACCTCGTCGAGCAAGATTGACCTACCCTCGAGGACTTCGAAGACACAGACTAACACATATGAACCGGACAACACACCGATTACTCCAGACAGAGGAATTTTGGAGGAAATTCAAGATATTAGAACATAAAGATGACATGAACTTGCAAAGGGAACGGAATAGAATAAGGGAAATGGAGGTTCAGGTTCAAGCGCAGTGGCAAGCTTTGGGGGCAAGGGCTTTGGATATACTAGATAAGTTAGTGGATAAATATTGTAagggttaa
- the LOC123702477 gene encoding uncharacterized protein LOC123702477 isoform X2 gives MKTSSVQFDLMVTFMERHGDLSKPSTNTRSRISTLSLWEDLTVILNSEGSGDTKSCEKWKKVTDKQPNVSVGNDTSQVTPQPRQSVELSQDDEPASPRSESPEPTQGSRASSPLIIIIKEEHLQSQPEPTEPETKAETGLPFPHEETQFEETGSHSTHSHVHGVRPHREETRSQIPRRARLTYPRGLRRHRLTHMNRTTHRLLQTEEFWRKFKILEHKDDMNLQRERNRIREMEVQVQAQWQALGARALDILDKLVDKYCKG, from the exons atgaagacAAGTTCGGTtcaatttgatttgatggtgACGTTTATGGAGCG ACATGGTGACTTAAGCAAACCATCCACCAATACAAGAAGTAGGATTTCAACTTTGAGCCTTTGGGAGGATCTGACTGTGATTTTAAATAGCGAGGGCAGTGGAGATACTAAAAGTTGTGAAAAATGGAAGAAG GTGACTGATAAACAGCCAAATGTGAGTGTGGGAAATGACACTAGCCAAGTTACTCCACAACCAAGACAGTCTGTTGAAT TGTCTCAAGACGATGAGCCAGCATCACCTCGAAGTGAATCTCCAGAGCCAACGCAAGGGTCGAGGGCTTCTTCTCcgcttattataattataaaggaGGAACATCTAC aaTCTCAACCTGAACCAACAGAACCTGAAACAAAAGCTGAAACTGGTCTTCCATTTCCACATGAAGAAACACAGTTTGAAG aaacGGGCTCCCATTCTACCCACTCTCATGTTCATGGAGTTCGGCCACATAGAGAAGAAACACGGTCACAAATACCTCGTCGAGCAAGATTGACCTACCCTCGAGGACTTCGAAGACACAGACTAACACATATGAACCGGACAACACACCGATTACTCCAGACAGAGGAATTTTGGAGGAAATTCAAGATATTAGAACATAAAGATGACATGAACTTGCAAAGGGAACGGAATAGAATAAGGGAAATGGAGGTTCAGGTTCAAGCGCAGTGGCAAGCTTTGGGGGCAAGGGCTTTGGATATACTAGATAAGTTAGTGGATAAATATTGTAagggttaa